One segment of Capnocytophaga sp. oral taxon 878 DNA contains the following:
- a CDS encoding polyprenyl synthetase family protein — MYSTEHYREAFLEFLNAEINVKEPRNLYEPIQYILQIGGKRLRPILTLIAADLFSGDYHKALNAAAAVEVFHNFSLIHDDIMDKAPLRRGKATVHQKWNLNIGILSGDAMLVKAYQLLDSYPAEIFTPLTQLLSRTALQVCEGQQWDMDFETETEVPIDTYLQMIRYKTAVLVGAALQMGAIVVGASRNDQELLYNFGEKIGLAFQLQDDYLDTFGDYTFGKRIGGDIIENKKTILYLKALALANTQQHQALKQYYTTTEDNEIKIASVKALFEATGAAQSVRKEIEKITDEALELLSKLTITEEKHQYLRDFAVGLMGRKV; from the coding sequence ATGTATTCAACAGAGCATTACAGAGAGGCGTTTTTAGAGTTTTTAAACGCTGAAATAAACGTGAAAGAACCTCGTAATTTATACGAACCTATACAATATATATTGCAGATAGGAGGCAAACGCTTACGCCCTATCCTTACCCTGATAGCTGCAGATCTTTTTAGTGGTGATTATCATAAGGCTTTAAATGCAGCTGCTGCGGTAGAGGTATTTCATAACTTTTCACTTATTCATGATGATATTATGGATAAAGCCCCACTAAGGCGAGGAAAAGCTACTGTACACCAAAAATGGAACTTAAATATAGGCATTCTCTCTGGAGATGCAATGTTAGTAAAAGCCTATCAGCTGTTGGATAGCTATCCTGCCGAAATATTTACACCTCTTACCCAACTTCTTTCTCGTACTGCTCTGCAAGTATGTGAGGGACAACAGTGGGATATGGATTTTGAAACTGAAACAGAGGTGCCTATAGATACTTATCTTCAAATGATACGTTACAAAACAGCTGTATTAGTAGGAGCTGCTTTGCAAATGGGAGCTATAGTAGTAGGAGCTTCACGTAATGACCAAGAGTTATTGTACAATTTTGGTGAAAAAATAGGCTTAGCTTTTCAGTTGCAAGATGATTATTTAGATACTTTTGGCGATTATACTTTTGGAAAGCGTATAGGAGGCGATATTATTGAGAATAAGAAAACTATACTCTACTTAAAAGCCTTAGCCTTAGCCAATACACAACAGCACCAAGCACTTAAACAGTATTACACTACTACTGAAGATAACGAAATAAAAATAGCATCTGTTAAAGCTCTTTTTGAGGCTACAGGAGCTGCTCAATCAGTACGAAAAGAAATAGAAAAAATTACTGATGAAGCGCTTGAACTATTATCCAAACTTACTATTACTGAAGAAAAACATCAGTATTTAAGAGATTTTGCAGTAGGACTAATGGGAAGAAAAGTATAG
- a CDS encoding alpha/beta hydrolase, which translates to MNANKKLPLEYVIRYPELRNKRSPVIFMIHGYGSNEEDLFSFADALPSEYTIISFRAPYHLASFGYAWYMINFDTNTPVSDNEQAIAARDLIMQSIDEACTLYDLDTKNITILGFSQGSILGMAVALSYPKKIRNVIALSGYLNKDILKEGYERENHTFTHFYVSHGASDQVIPVEWARQTPNFLKALGVKYKYEEFPVGHGVSPQNFYSFRDWLTK; encoded by the coding sequence ATGAATGCCAACAAAAAACTACCTTTAGAGTATGTTATTAGGTATCCCGAATTGAGAAATAAGCGATCACCCGTAATATTTATGATACATGGCTATGGCAGTAATGAAGAGGATCTGTTCTCTTTTGCCGATGCTTTACCCAGTGAGTACACTATCATATCATTTCGGGCGCCTTATCATCTTGCCTCATTTGGATATGCGTGGTATATGATTAATTTTGATACCAATACCCCTGTTAGTGATAATGAGCAAGCTATAGCAGCCCGTGATTTGATAATGCAAAGCATAGATGAGGCTTGTACCTTGTATGATTTGGATACTAAAAACATTACGATTTTAGGCTTTAGTCAGGGTAGTATACTTGGTATGGCAGTTGCCTTGTCCTATCCTAAAAAAATACGTAATGTAATAGCCCTTAGCGGTTATCTAAATAAGGATATACTAAAAGAAGGTTATGAGAGAGAAAACCATACTTTTACTCATTTTTATGTGTCACACGGTGCAAGTGACCAAGTAATACCTGTAGAATGGGCGCGCCAAACCCCTAATTTTCTAAAAGCATTAGGCGTAAAATACAAGTATGAAGAGTTTCCTGTAGGACACGGGGTATCACCACAAAACTTTTATTCATTCCGTGATTGGCTTACTAAATAA
- a CDS encoding ion transporter, whose product MDKERLKNQYEVFKKKAYIIIYGTNTPLGKLFDIILLQLIIISVLMVMLETVEGVNQRIHGLLVFMEWVITIFFTMEYILRIITNRHPYRYIFSLYGIIDLIALLPMYLSFITPSTKAISVVRALRLLRVFRILDLVSFMNQGKELKNALYNSRNKIIIFTYFVLVICVLLGSVMYVVESSESGFTSIPRSIYWCIVTMTTVGYGDIAPQTALGQIISAFIMILGYGIIAVPTGIVTAEYTRMKTQRRICRHCNYQNQPESRYCSQCGNELKEPITNASEK is encoded by the coding sequence ATAGATAAAGAGCGCTTAAAAAACCAATATGAAGTTTTTAAGAAGAAAGCTTATATCATTATTTATGGCACCAATACTCCTTTAGGGAAGTTGTTTGATATTATCTTGTTACAGCTAATAATTATTAGCGTACTAATGGTAATGTTAGAGACGGTAGAGGGGGTGAATCAGCGTATTCACGGGTTACTTGTATTTATGGAGTGGGTAATAACCATTTTCTTTACAATGGAATACATACTCCGGATTATTACCAACAGGCATCCTTATCGCTACATCTTCAGCCTATATGGTATTATCGATTTGATAGCTTTATTACCTATGTACTTATCCTTTATAACTCCTAGTACAAAAGCTATCTCGGTAGTGCGAGCATTACGATTGTTACGAGTGTTCCGGATATTGGATTTGGTTAGCTTTATGAACCAAGGTAAGGAGCTAAAAAATGCTTTGTATAACAGTCGGAATAAAATTATTATTTTTACCTACTTTGTATTGGTAATATGCGTTTTATTAGGTTCGGTGATGTATGTAGTAGAAAGCAGTGAAAGCGGTTTTACCAGTATACCGCGCAGTATTTATTGGTGTATTGTAACAATGACTACAGTAGGTTATGGTGATATAGCCCCCCAAACGGCATTAGGACAGATAATATCTGCATTTATTATGATATTGGGTTACGGAATTATAGCAGTACCTACAGGTATTGTAACAGCTGAATATACACGAATGAAAACACAACGCCGCATCTGTAGGCATTGTAACTACCAAAATCAGCCTGAATCGAGATACTGTAGCCAGTGTGGTAATGAACTGAAAGAACCGATAACTAATGCAAGTGAAAAGTAA
- a CDS encoding alpha/beta fold hydrolase: protein MLEHTFSYYKKGDNKNKAIVFLHGFLEDATIWESITKVLATHYYCLAIDLLGHGKTPCIAKVHTMELMASQLMIILQKEDISHCTLIGHSMGGYVALAFAEQHPEMVDGLVLMNSTPLPDSEEKKTNRDRVLKVIDKDKELFVRTAVTNLFAEKNRILFKEALEKLITIGITTLNEGIKAAAMGMKGRPDRTAIFEKLLAKKHIIIGENDALISPDYLINLANRVGGTYTLLSGGHLSYIENEQATIDALEQFMEQI from the coding sequence ATGTTGGAACATACATTTTCATATTATAAAAAAGGAGATAATAAAAATAAAGCAATAGTTTTTCTACATGGCTTTTTGGAAGATGCTACTATTTGGGAGTCTATAACCAAAGTTTTAGCAACTCATTATTATTGCTTAGCAATAGACCTTTTAGGTCATGGCAAAACACCTTGTATAGCGAAAGTGCATACTATGGAGCTTATGGCTTCACAACTAATGATAATTTTACAAAAAGAAGATATATCACATTGTACTCTTATAGGTCACTCAATGGGAGGTTATGTAGCTTTGGCTTTTGCTGAGCAACATCCTGAAATGGTAGATGGATTGGTATTGATGAACTCAACTCCTTTACCCGATTCTGAAGAAAAGAAAACCAATAGAGACCGAGTGCTAAAGGTAATTGATAAGGACAAAGAGCTTTTTGTTCGTACTGCAGTAACCAATTTATTTGCAGAAAAGAATAGAATACTTTTTAAAGAAGCTCTTGAAAAACTGATTACAATAGGTATTACAACCCTTAACGAAGGAATTAAAGCAGCTGCTATGGGAATGAAAGGACGTCCTGATCGCACTGCTATATTTGAGAAATTATTAGCTAAAAAACATATTATTATTGGAGAAAATGATGCTCTTATCAGTCCTGATTATTTAATTAATTTAGCCAATAGGGTAGGGGGTACATATACACTCCTTTCAGGTGGACACTTATCTTACATTGAGAATGAACAAGCAACTATTGATGCTTTAGAGCAGTTTATGGAACAAATATGA
- the rho gene encoding transcription termination factor Rho encodes MSTFTDLKSKKLPELQEIAKQLNIPKYRYLKKPDLITQILDLQEKKSSETLQKGVVISTKTKTEVKVKSKPNPKTENTAEPKKRERKKKTEIVSKKVGSSAHESLPKTEVLPTTTSPQEDIKTETKSSFQKKNNSQSTPFNPSNNNGPKNNNNSYSNYVIDPDNFDKEKKNRYRAPDFEFDSVVDCEGVLDISAEGYGFLRSSDYNYLASPDDIYVSPSQIRLFGLQTGDTVHGEVRPPKEGEKYYPLLKVIKINGLDPQVVRDRVLFEHLTPIFPNEKFKLAEKGCTISTRLIDLFAPIGKGQRAMIVAQPKTGKTTLLKEVANAISKNHPEVYLMVLLIDERPEEVTDMQRSVRGEIISSTFDKEAAEHVKIANIVLEKAKRLVECGHDVVILLDSITRLARAYNTVQPTSGKILTGGVDANALHRPKRFFGAARNIENGGSLSIIATALTETGSKMDEVIFEEFKGTGNMELQLDRRISNRRIFPAIDLMASSTRRDDLLLDENTLNRTWVLRKYLAEMNPIEAMEFMEKQIKQTRDNEEFLATMNN; translated from the coding sequence ATGTCCACCTTTACAGACTTAAAATCTAAAAAACTTCCTGAGCTTCAGGAAATTGCTAAACAGCTGAATATACCCAAGTACCGCTATCTTAAAAAACCAGATCTTATTACTCAAATTCTTGATTTGCAAGAAAAAAAGAGTAGTGAAACTCTTCAAAAAGGAGTGGTAATTTCTACAAAAACCAAAACTGAAGTAAAAGTAAAATCAAAACCAAATCCTAAAACAGAAAATACTGCTGAGCCTAAAAAGAGAGAACGTAAAAAGAAAACAGAAATAGTATCTAAAAAAGTAGGTAGTTCAGCTCACGAAAGTCTTCCTAAAACAGAGGTACTACCTACTACAACTTCTCCTCAAGAAGATATTAAAACAGAGACTAAATCATCTTTTCAGAAGAAAAATAATTCTCAATCTACCCCTTTTAATCCTTCTAATAATAATGGACCTAAGAATAATAACAATTCTTATAGTAACTATGTAATTGATCCTGATAACTTTGATAAAGAAAAGAAAAATCGTTATCGTGCTCCTGACTTTGAATTTGATAGTGTAGTTGATTGTGAAGGGGTACTTGATATTTCTGCTGAAGGTTATGGCTTTTTGCGTTCATCTGATTATAATTATTTAGCCTCCCCTGATGATATATACGTATCTCCGTCACAAATCCGTTTGTTTGGCTTGCAAACAGGTGATACAGTACACGGTGAAGTACGCCCCCCTAAGGAAGGCGAAAAATACTATCCATTGCTAAAAGTTATCAAAATTAATGGGCTTGATCCTCAAGTGGTGCGTGATAGGGTATTGTTTGAACATCTTACTCCTATTTTTCCTAATGAAAAGTTTAAATTAGCCGAAAAAGGTTGTACTATTTCTACTCGTCTTATTGATCTTTTTGCTCCTATAGGTAAAGGGCAACGTGCTATGATAGTAGCACAACCCAAAACAGGTAAAACTACTCTCTTAAAAGAAGTAGCCAATGCTATTAGCAAAAACCACCCCGAAGTATACTTAATGGTACTGCTTATTGATGAGCGTCCAGAAGAGGTTACAGATATGCAACGCAGTGTGCGAGGGGAAATTATTTCATCTACTTTTGATAAAGAAGCAGCAGAACATGTTAAAATAGCCAATATAGTATTGGAAAAAGCCAAACGTTTGGTAGAATGTGGTCATGATGTAGTCATTTTGCTAGATTCTATTACTCGCTTAGCTCGAGCTTATAATACAGTACAACCTACATCAGGTAAGATACTTACAGGTGGGGTAGATGCTAATGCTTTGCATCGTCCTAAGCGCTTTTTTGGAGCAGCACGTAACATAGAAAACGGAGGCTCTCTCTCCATTATAGCAACAGCTTTAACTGAAACAGGTTCAAAAATGGATGAGGTGATTTTTGAAGAGTTTAAAGGTACTGGTAACATGGAGTTACAGTTAGACCGTCGTATTTCTAACCGCCGTATTTTCCCTGCTATTGATCTAATGGCATCTTCTACCCGTCGTGACGACCTTCTTTTAGATGAAAATACACTCAATCGCACTTGGGTATTACGTAAGTATTTAGCTGAAATGAATCCTATTGAGGCTATGGAATTTATGGAAAAACAGATAAAACAAACTCGTGATAACGAAGAGTTTTTAGCAACAATGAATAATTAG
- a CDS encoding peptidylprolyl isomerase yields the protein MKHLLIISLLFIIACNNSNKQESTQKTTATITTTTVVDTAKTVQKDTVLDTDIPGERLTTDTAIPFLFEYEKRHKERFVRIITEYGNIDIELFKETPYHRANFIFLAKQHYFDGTIFHRVVKDFVIQGGNSDTWEVSKRRGRIGTYLLPPDTKKGFKHHRGIVSMPSSDIDNPYQFASPYEFFIVVQKPGAYHLDGGYTAFGKVIAGMEVADKINQVETEGKDDWPKKDIKMKVVILDK from the coding sequence ATGAAACATTTATTAATTATTTCTTTATTATTTATTATAGCTTGTAACAACTCTAATAAGCAGGAATCTACTCAAAAAACTACTGCTACTATTACAACTACTACAGTTGTTGATACTGCGAAAACGGTACAGAAAGATACAGTACTTGATACAGATATACCTGGTGAAAGACTTACTACTGATACAGCTATCCCATTTCTTTTTGAGTATGAAAAGCGTCATAAAGAACGCTTTGTGCGCATTATTACTGAATATGGTAATATTGATATAGAACTTTTTAAAGAAACTCCTTATCATAGAGCTAATTTTATTTTCCTTGCCAAACAACATTATTTTGATGGTACTATCTTTCATCGTGTAGTGAAAGACTTTGTGATACAGGGGGGTAATTCTGATACTTGGGAAGTGAGTAAAAGGCGTGGCCGTATAGGTACTTATCTATTACCTCCCGATACTAAAAAAGGATTTAAACACCATCGTGGTATAGTTTCTATGCCTAGTAGTGATATTGATAATCCATACCAATTTGCATCTCCTTATGAATTTTTTATAGTAGTACAAAAACCAGGAGCTTATCATTTAGATGGGGGCTATACAGCTTTTGGTAAAGTGATAGCAGGGATGGAGGTTGCCGATAAAATAAACCAAGTGGAAACTGAAGGCAAAGATGATTGGCCTAAGAAAGATATTAAAATGAAAGTAGTAATTCTTGATAAATAA
- a CDS encoding NUDIX domain-containing protein, protein MESIFKHCPNCTSTNIEFPNNVRFLCHDCGFTYFHNIAAAVAVVFRYQDKILFTVRNMEPDKGKLDLPGGFIDPEETAQEAACREVKEEMGMDIKPDQLRFITTYPNNYLYKNVPYRTMDIFFECELQEEQVHIVAPDEIKALQWYPLCEIPQERIGFVSVRTVIRQLKQK, encoded by the coding sequence ATGGAAAGCATTTTTAAACATTGTCCAAATTGTACCTCTACAAATATTGAGTTCCCCAATAATGTGCGTTTTTTATGTCACGATTGTGGTTTTACTTATTTTCATAATATAGCAGCCGCAGTAGCTGTAGTATTTCGTTATCAGGATAAGATACTTTTTACAGTCCGTAATATGGAACCCGATAAAGGTAAACTTGATCTTCCAGGGGGCTTTATTGATCCTGAAGAAACAGCACAGGAAGCGGCCTGCCGTGAAGTAAAAGAAGAGATGGGTATGGATATTAAGCCTGATCAGTTGCGCTTTATTACTACCTATCCTAATAACTATTTGTACAAAAATGTACCTTATCGCACTATGGATATTTTCTTTGAGTGTGAGCTGCAAGAAGAACAAGTACATATAGTAGCCCCTGATGAAATTAAGGCACTACAATGGTATCCTTTGTGTGAAATACCTCAAGAAAGAATAGGGTTTGTATCGGTACGAACAGTGATAAGGCAGTTAAAACAAAAATAA
- the miaA gene encoding tRNA (adenosine(37)-N6)-dimethylallyltransferase MiaA yields MKSKKTLITVVGPTAIGKTRMAIDLARHFGTEIISCDSRQFYKEMTIGTAVPTPTELAMAKHHFIQHKSVTEVYTVGDFERDALLLLNKLFTQQDVVVMVGGSGLYVNAVLYGLDDFPEVPEAIRQQLNAEYETEGIVSLQAKLQQLDPQQYAQMDINNPQRMIRALEVCLASGQPYSSFLKKKDINRDFNSIIIGLTADREVVYQRINDRVEQMLESGLLIEAQNLFPYRDLNALQTVGYQELFAFFERKMSLAEAVEEIKKNTRRFAKRQYTWFNKNKEIQWFSYTTEVAQLLKNSTIYGKHF; encoded by the coding sequence GTGAAAAGTAAGAAAACCCTTATTACAGTGGTGGGACCTACAGCCATAGGAAAGACCCGAATGGCAATAGATTTGGCTCGGCACTTTGGTACAGAAATCATTTCATGTGACTCACGCCAGTTTTACAAAGAAATGACTATAGGAACGGCAGTGCCTACTCCTACAGAGCTTGCAATGGCAAAACATCATTTTATTCAGCATAAATCGGTTACAGAAGTTTATACAGTAGGTGATTTTGAACGAGATGCTTTGCTATTACTTAATAAGCTTTTTACTCAACAAGATGTGGTAGTAATGGTGGGGGGGAGTGGTTTATATGTTAATGCTGTATTGTATGGTTTGGATGATTTTCCTGAAGTGCCAGAGGCAATACGCCAGCAGCTAAACGCAGAGTATGAAACCGAAGGAATAGTTTCTTTACAAGCAAAGTTACAACAGTTAGACCCACAGCAATACGCCCAAATGGATATTAATAACCCTCAGCGTATGATACGCGCTCTGGAAGTGTGTTTGGCTAGCGGACAGCCTTATTCTTCTTTTCTTAAGAAAAAGGATATAAACCGAGATTTCAATAGCATTATAATTGGGCTTACAGCCGATCGTGAGGTTGTGTACCAGCGCATCAATGATAGGGTAGAGCAGATGCTGGAAAGCGGCTTACTGATAGAAGCACAAAACCTTTTTCCATATCGCGATCTGAATGCCTTACAAACAGTAGGTTATCAAGAATTATTTGCCTTTTTTGAGAGGAAAATGAGCCTTGCAGAGGCTGTAGAAGAGATTAAGAAAAATACTCGTAGATTTGCCAAGCGACAGTATACTTGGTTTAATAAAAATAAAGAAATACAATGGTTTAGCTACACTACTGAGGTAGCCCAACTATTAAAAAATAGTACTATTTATGGAAAGCATTTTTAA